atacgaaccatgcatgttgcatttttatttttatttcaaaaagtaaacggtaaatctgactatttcttggtatttttgctgtatatagtgtttctataaaaactaagtttaaaatatgacttaaatgatactattttgaattttatgacactttgattttaaccgacccaattttcacttggctgaaatcacttacatttcatggcgctcttccatagataaaaatttgtaaaaaataaatgtctgtaaaagaatacttatttcatcttgtttaactttaaacacctttacagcatctgtacacaccaactgcatgcccatatttggaaatttgaatgaattatggaacttttatataccccaggggtaaaaaataaactggacaaaagccgagcgtgggggtggttttgaaaaaatcggtatatttttttaaaaagcatggaaagcctacctacaaatttgcatgtagtttagtgaaatgatgctgattaagaaaaaaattaattagattatatttggatatgtgcccattagaggtgcttTACCTTAAAACTATATTGGAGCTGTTTTTACATAGctcataattaaaacatatgttatacACTTATATGTTGTACAAACAAAGCATTGCAGAcctatattaaaatttaagatattaaaacaagTATAGCACACAATTCATGTTTAAAAGCCTATACAAGCAAATGCACACTAACTATATAgtacaacaaataaatagcacatgtatacacttatatacatgtttataacatttaaaaaatacacaagaaGGGAgtataaaaaagcatatttaatcACATGAAAAACATCTACAtaacacatatatacacatatatacatgttaatatatatattttttttaaacacacaagaAACTCATATACACTATATACAAGGATAATAAACAAGGGGTTAActgacagataaataaataatataagcaggacagcaaAAAACAAGCAAGCAAGCAAAAAATGTGAGAAGCAGGTTACTCACACATGGCGCATTTACATTTTGAACCTGTCCAGGTGCGGATCAGCCGTACAAAGTCTTTATATTTGTCGACTGTGCGAATATCCTCTGGGAGGCTGTTCCACACCTGTACAGCCTCAAAACGAAAGGAATTTTTGCCATACCGTGTTGTTCTTACTTGTGGTGTCTCAAGGATGTTTGAATATCTGAAATTATAGGTAGAGGATTTAACTTTAACCAAGGATTGAAGATATTCTGGGGAAAgattgtgtatacatttaaatgtttctgacGCAATGAGGCGTAACCTGTTTAAGTGAAGAGTAGTACTGTTAACCTTTTTTAGTAGTGTATCATAACTAGAATCATagtcattaaaaacaattctaagGGCTCTGAACTGTATCTTTTCTAGTTTTTCTGTTACTACAAAAATGCCATATAAGgggacaaaaattaaaatttgaccggataaaatatttaaagattATTAACCTAGTGCTTACATTCAGGATTTTGCTTAGTCTTTGGAGAACATTTAATTGTTTGGCTGCCTTTTTGCATACATTCGTAACCTGTGGATCAAAGTTTAACTGGTAATCAAGTTCCACTCCTAAGAGTATTACTTTTTGTtcacatttaatttcattttgacCTATAGTAAATGATTTAACTCCTATTTTATCTTATTACCTACACATATTGCCTGGAATTTATCGGGGTTTGCTTGCATTCGGTTAATATATAACCAGTGTATCAGGGATTTACTTTATGATTCAATAGTTTCCTTAAAGGTATTTAAGTTTTTGTGACTGAAGGAAAGGGTATTGTCGTCTGCATAGTTATACAGGGTTGACTTATCTATAAGTCTGTTTATTAAGTCTGTTATCGTCCATCCTGTTTAAGCGAAACCATTGTCCAAGCACTGATTTCCACTGTCGGAAAGTGTGGTGGGGTCCATCCCATGTCTTCTGTCACTGCTGCGTTTGGTGTATGTATCCCTACACCTTGGAAGAAGCGACAGGCTTTGTGATGGACGGCATTTATACATTTGAATTCCTGTATACCCCATTTTGCAGCGCCGTAGCTTATTGTTGGCCACACCACTGTGTCGTATAGCTTAGTAAAGCCTTCATAGTCCATTTCACCTAGCGCTTTATACTTCGAGATCAGTAATCCTAGCGCTCAAGACGCTGACTGCTACGTGTTTTACGGTTTCAAAATGGTCCAATGTGGCTGAAAGAGAAAGCAAAATATAGCAACATCAATTTCCATCTCGTGCGCCATCTCTCAAATCTTTATAAATGTTGATTTATATATCTTATTCGGGAATATTTTATAGAAGAGCTTCTAAAGGAATCATCCTCTTAAACCACAAAATAGCGTGGCTAGATTGtaaaaatcttattaacactccAGTCTATTTCAAAAGTGAAGCGGCCAGCAAATCCGTTATCTATGTGTCCGtatgtttgcaaatatataaAACTAACTGTAACATTAAGAACATGAAACGGACAATGGAGCGTTTAGTTGTATTGTCAACGACATTCGGTTGATCTAATGCATACACCAAGCGGGTCTTGAAGTTGATGTAGCACGAAAAAGAACGAATGCTCACCATTCCTCTTCTTGATCGTCTATGAAGTAGCCCGTTCTTGTTCAGTAAATACACCAACAAAAGTACTACGGTTGTGACGGAAATTATACCCACAATCACTCCAGTGTAAGATGGTTTAACGTCATTGCACGCTGTATAAGAAAACACATAGCACATATGAAAATGACATAAACGCTAGTTTTCATAATTACATGTTGAactttatatttgaatggttaaaCGATCAAGAGAGAAACTCAGATCATGCGTCATTGTTTGATCAAAAGTCCACGATATCCGCGGCTGATATCgatgcaaaggaaaaataaatatatcaaagcCTCATTATATGTAAGGAGTCTCAAAAATACTTATCTGCCAAATACATTATGGCTGtaattacaatttgttttgtttcatgACATGATTGTTGTGTTGTTGAGCTGTTTTGTGAGTACGAAAActctttattttgatataaaatgctCTAAGCTTAAACACCAGCTCTTTCAATACATGTCAATACTTACGATTACCGCATAAtaccatgttttacaaacatttacTTACGAACAACCACCAGACAAAAGCTCCCCGCATCAATCCGCGTCTGTGACTCTCCTATGGTCGGAAGAAGCACGCTAGACGCTATACACGTATAGACGTCAGCGTCTCTAACATTTACTGACAGTATTGTAAACGTCTTAGAGGTCCACTGTGCGCTAGAGTTCTCGCGTTTCCAAATAACAGATGTATTCGACGGATTGCCAAGGGTTAAAGGACAATCGAACTTAAACTGACTGCCTTCCTGAACCATTTGGTCATTCATGTTTTGAACCTTAGGCCCATCTGCAAATGACAAAGGAATGTGTTAGTAGGCAATACATATACGTTTAAACTATGTTTTAATACTAATGTCTTAATATATAAATCACAcgtatataaaaacataattgaacCATATTTCGTAAAAGAGGAAGTTTATTTCATATAGGCACATTCTATTCCTTGTTGCATTAATAAATGACTGAGATATTTATACTTAATATGGGACTGAACGTTTAACTGCTAGGGACGTTAAACATAATTATGACCACTTGACATTGGGATATGAAGCTAAGAAACAAATCTGCAGCATGTCCAATGCTGTATAGTTAACTATATTTCATGTAACCGTTTCTTCGATTTTATAAACGAAAAGTTATAAAGCATAGTCTCTGTTTGTAGATGTTTACGTTTCTTTTTTTAAGGCAGCAAcacaatatatgtattatatcgATTTAAAATGACGGCCATTCCTTACGCGTATTATTCGTGATAACAATTGGACACGTACACATGACATCCAGACTCACTCTCCTCTGTGATTCAACTTCGGTAAAGTTATTCATCGCCGTGCAATATATGACAATGCCGCTGTCATTCCTCCTTGGTATTATTTGCAATGAACTGATTGTTCCAGATATATTAGGGTGTATGGATATTTGAGAACCATCCGTGAATTCCATAGGAGGAATGCCGGACTTGTTCTCAGCTTTGAACCACCGGACAGTCGGGGCGGGGACTCCCGGCGATGTTTTGCCATCAAATTGGACATATGAGCCTTCTATTACGGATAGTATGCTAAGGTCTGGTGTAAACGTTACCCGGGTAACAAGCTCTGAAATCAGCATTTCCATTGCAAACATTAGTATGCATGGCATCACGAAAAACAAGTGTTCTGTCAAAAACTAATGGTCCGTCAAAACAAATCAGTTCATTAAGTGATCCTCTActtaatatctttaaatttatgtatatttgtttaacaaatgaTGCATACGTATGTGAAGTCACGCATTAAGGTAGGACAGATTAATTTACTGTATTTAGTTTTCAACGAATCGAATATTTGTATGaacaacatatttaaatttaagtataagTATATTACGAATATGTAATATAGAAATGAATGAATCCAAAAGTTCGTCCAATGCGAGTCTTGTTTTAAGTATGGACAATATGAAAGTATACATACGAGCTAGAACAATCTGTATTTTATTGCTGCTGTAGGTAACTCCTTTCAGATCTACTTCACATTTCCAAGATCCGACCGCGTCGTTTGCTTCTACTGACAAAATTGTGCAGACGTATTCAAGGTCATTGTGGCAGTCACAGTCCATTGTAGGACTTTGGAGATGGAAATTGCATTCTGTAATATTTCTGCTCATGGCCACTCGTTCGATATATATCCCTGTCTGGCTCGTCAACCAGTGAACAGAATTGCTGCTTTCGGACAGATGACATCGCATAACCAATGGGTCCCCCTCGCGAACAATTGCTGTATCCATAGATAATGTGACCCGTGccgctttttaaaaatattttttatgatcgtGTGAATTTAGCAACAGTTATAAAAATAGTTAATGTGAAGGTGATCAACACATATATATGAAGTTACGTGTTTGAATCTTAGAGTCTCAGAAAAGACATGACCGGATTTCATATTCAGATTCAAACATTTATTCCACATGACAAAATTACCGTTTATGTAACTTTATTTGAATATATGTTAAAAATTGACCTTCATTATTGAAAACTAAATATGCGCGCGTTGTTTGTGATTGATTAACCTGCTCAGTTAGCAGGTATGAATAGAACTTAAAGATGGACTGTATTTCCAATAATTGAAGCAATCCATAGGCTAAATGTGATGTAAATGTGGCTTGTCTAAAGTGCTTTACATTTCTCGTTTATTCATAAGTCTATGTTAAATATGATGACAAGTCACAGGCCAGATAGATAATGAACGTTAAATGCAGTACTTTTTAAAAATAGATAGACTATCATCGATGACTTGTAAGATTCGGTTGTTTTCTTGATAACTCTCGGTATTGTACTTACTGATATGCTGTCGTTAATAAGCAAATTTATTAATCAACTTAaaaatattagacgagaatgtgttcaatttgttcgccccataCAACTTGAGCCTCGCCAATTATGCTCGAAACTCGCCTaaatacgagaaaaaggcggccaattTGGAAAACACGGCAAATACGGAAAAAAtacggccaatacgagattcagccaatcagaaaccaggaaaaactctgCCTTATACgagaatctaaaatttcgacaattttggaTGCTATTTtaaagttgtatgcttagttttggtgcaatcgttaatatctttaaaaatataatattgcagttcACATAAAGCACTCAGCCCCTAATATATTCAGCTCCCTTtttcgacaataacaatagtgtagaataaccacaacagtaaggttcaatatttgagcatatgtacataaataacaactttgaaCGGTACGTCTAAAGTGCGCATGTGActcatattcgcgaatatgacATACAGGTGCGAATAAGAACAAATATCGGCTTCGAAATCCTTCTATGAATATAAATCttcataatatattaatattgtttagatCGAGTGAACACATTAGTGTTTTTTCGTGACATTttgtattgtggagtcgtcgtggttataTTATTGGTCGTGTGTAGCCTAAAAccaatgttcatattcgcgaacatgactATTGAGTTGGAAACATGATAATGACTAGTTTATTGCTCTATTTATGTAACAGGTTTAACACATTatgtatatttttcattatacagaaatttgttgataaaaacattgcatAGAAAGCTTCATTCTATGAAAAGATGGTGACGTCAcaacgttattgtcagtaagaccggtgtgtgcACAATGTAGAAAGCATCAATATTGTCaatattcgttcatattcgctCGTTTCGTTTATATTCGTGAGTAtaagtcatatacgcattttagacggaccctTACGACTAAagtgcgtatatgactcatattcgCGAAAATGACTGAAAGTGACGAATATGAACAGATATCGGctgttttaaaatagttttctagcattttatgatatgAAAATCCTTCTATGAATAAAAATCTTCCTGATATATTAATACTGTTATGATCGAGTGAACATTAAAGTATTTTCTCGTGACATTttgtattgtggagtcgtcgtggttataTTGTTGGTCGTGTGTAGCCTAAAcacaatgttcatattcgcgaacatgactttagagttGGAAACATGGTAATGTCTAGTGAattgctctatttatgttaacaggtTTAACGCATTatgaatatttttcataaattcactaatttgttgataaaaacattgcagaaaaagcatcaagATTGCCAATATTCGTTCATAATCGCTCGTTTAGTGACTATGAGTCATATACGCGTTTTAGACGGACCCAAATTTTCAAGCTACAAAGAACGCCGAAAGCGAAACTAATTCGAAATCTTGGAGGATTTAcatattacaaatgcaattcataatATAAGGTAAAtgttcaatccttattgtctttctcaATTGAATTACAAACAACGGTAGTGAATCCTGAGTTATTCAGGACtgttattcaggtaaatgttgcattatttcgcgacctgtcaaatggTGTTCCTGCTTCATGTAATGTCgtgaaagcatctttcgtcaaATAGTTATACTAAGTTTATATGCTATTGTCCTATGCTTTATGAGTAATATCGCCTTCACCTTaccatattaattaaataataattattcttctgaaattaaatgcatggaacatttgtttccacttgcaacaatattcaattttcgttttaaattaacaagatatctcttGAAATGTATGttggtgtacataacattttcaaagcattttgcatgggaaTATAAGGAGGGAAAACTTGTATAGAACAAAACatttgctatttttcaaaacttcatacttcatttaatagCACAAACCTGCAATTGTACtaattcaaaagtgaaattcaagcttttcttgctgaataaaattataaagttaatcaataaaattgtcattaataagtttaatgcatatttgcggcctcaggccaatacggctgtcttcagctcaatagtAAAGCCAATATGAATCAACTAATTAATTACATTATAATCTTGTCTTACCTGCAAAGGGCAATATCCATAGAAAAAAATGGAAGCGTAGCAACATATTAGAATACTCTAAGCATATATAGATGTAATTGTTGTCAAACAATATGTATACTAGAAAACGTTGCAAAAATGTACACAAACTAAAATCGCGATTGGTACCTTAACAGTGTTTGTTCTGTAGATAAAGTCATGTTAAAATGTTGGAGTTGTTTCAATCATGGGATTTCCTGCAAAAAAATCCAAGACACCGTTGATGTCATTTTCCTGAGAAACCAGGACCTTAATTACAAATACAAGGATACCAGGGAAATTCAAGGGATTTTGAAAGTTATTAGctgtgttttaaaatatatatttcctgGTTTCCTAGAAATGCCAAGACTTTGAAAACGTAATacaaatgtgaaaaaatattctGGGATTCCAGGAAACCAGGACttaaaatttaaaagtattttttaagcTTATAAATACAAGTATTGGCTTGTTCAAATATCCCTTGGTGAGACAAGTTGTGTGCAAGTTTTAGTTAAAAACAAATCAGAAATgattgacacaattaaaatcaatcaacttATAGTTGAAGTGAGGATCCCTTCCAGTCTGCGACACTAACAGGAGTCCGGTAGTCCGAGACTCCTAGaaatgagactcggactccttgtttttgtgtcaaggaagtccgttgaactccttcaaaatcatcattgaattataaataaatctcTTCGTTTACTTATTTGTTTCGCAAGATCAGAATGTCTGTACAAAGGACATCTTACTCAAAATAGTCATTGTCGAGCAATGTCTATAAAACTTTTAGTTGCATTTGTTTATGGTCACATTaaatttgtaataatttaatattcatcCTCTACATATTCACCATCTACATACTGcggaaggaagtttttaataccaagtcatggccgcacacttcaaccactgcttgaaAACTGTAAGAGTTCTTctcaacaaggaagattatagacagctggtctaGTGATAGTGAGACGTGTTCAATCAAACATAAGTGATGTCGGCAGCATATACAAAACTAGAACAATACAATCATTGGGACTATGCACTTGAATTAGTATTTTCTTTTATCCTATGAAAAGCCTGTCTGGTCAAAAAGTTTGTTTTCAGAAGAATATACTtgtatacttattattgtatCATTATGGTGAAAAAACTTGTCAATTTTATAGTGTATGTAAGGAAAAAAACATTCCATTTACCAGTTCTAGTCAAACAACTTGGAATGCAAAGGACCCCAGCCTATTAACAAAATCGTTGACTAAAAACCCTGTTCTCAGTGCTCTGTCATAGCTTACACAGATGTTACTGGAACTAACAAGAGTCCTTATAAGATTAAATGAGCACAACTTGCttacagtgagcttttgtgatgacATTTTGCCCATTGTAAATCATCGGTCATGCATTGTCCGTTGTCGAAAggtacattgttaacactctagagattaTATTCATTTTCATCAAAACTTTGTAAGAAGATTGGCCTAAATGACAATTGGGTAAATTACAAAACTGCGTTCAAAAACTAGGTTGCTatgtcaaattaaatgaaaagttTCTGACCATTCTAGAAGTTACACGTTTAaacaatcctcatgaaacttgcttagaacgCATTTTCTAATGGTATATCTGCTGGGTTTGAAAACGGTTCAGGTTTACTGAAAAATATTAGTGCCAGTGGGCTAAGACGTTTTCCTTATGTAAGTTATTAAACTTTGTGAACAATCAATAATTCAAatgttttgccaaatcatcatgaaactctaTCAGAACAATTCTACTCATGATATTTCAAATGAATTCAAAATTGCTTCTGTCCCTTCCAAAATGCGACTCAAGGTGAAATTAATTTAGGGAGGGATTATATAGAAGTCATTCTTCTTGATCGTTCGGTCCGTCCgaagttttaaaaagttttttgaaaTAATCCCCTGGGGTAAACATTGGCCCCTCCCTGAGGGTTACTTGCTCTATATGTATGGagcaaacactttaaaaatgtcttctctgaaaccgcaaggccaagAGGTTTGGTTTTTGgcatgtaacattttattgtggtcctctacaaagttattTCTAATATCGTCCCTTGGGTAAAAACTGGTCACGCCCAAGGATGAAGAAATTTATAAAGACTTGCATAttcaaaagttttaaaatacttttctcTCAAAACGTTAGGGTAGGGATTAATTTTTTGTTCGACATCGTATAGTGGTCCTCTAACAACATTGTTAAAATCATCACTCTGGAGTTCAAATTGGCCCTGCCCTATGGGttacttgtttaattatatgcatttagtgaaaactttgaaaatattctTTTCTGAAAAGGCAGGGCCCGAAGcttgttatttggcatgtaacGTCTTTAAGTAGTCCTGTGCTACagttgttcaaataatgccccctggggtcaaaacttgccACAGACCGGgattcaaattatttattaagacttgtataataaatattgataaacttaaaaaatcttcttcttTAAAACCAAAAGGGTCAGGGGTTTGATATTTGGTGcgtaacttaaaatatttttcctCTTTTCTTCTTATAAGTTCATTCAAATCATATGTCAGGGGTCAAAACTAACCACATGGGAGTCTGTCGGACTCCTTTaaatcatctttgaattataaaataaatcatttcGTTTGATCATTCGTTTCGCAAGATCAGAATGTCTGCACTTTTGTACATCCGAAAAATATGCCACTAATCATTCTGCTTAAACACATCGACAAAACAAATCAAtccgaaattatttattttggttccTTGTCGCAGTGCTTGCGAGTGGTAATAGGGGAAACTCTAGAACTCTGAAACAA
This is a stretch of genomic DNA from Dreissena polymorpha isolate Duluth1 chromosome 7, UMN_Dpol_1.0, whole genome shotgun sequence. It encodes these proteins:
- the LOC127838111 gene encoding cell adhesion molecule 1-like — protein: MDTAIVREGDPLVMRCHLSESSNSVHWLTSQTGIYIERVAMSRNITECNFHLQSPTMDCDCHNDLEYVCTILSVEANDAVGSWKCEVDLKGVTYSSNKIQIVLAQLVTRVTFTPDLSILSVIEGSYVQFDGKTSPGVPAPTVRWFKAENKSGIPPMEFTDGSQISIHPNISGTISSLQIIPRRNDSGIVIYCTAMNNFTEVESQRRVSLDVMYGPKVQNMNDQMVQEGSQFKFDCPLTLGNPSNTSVIWKRENSSAQWTSKTFTILSVNVRDADVYTCIASSVLLPTIGESQTRIDAGSFCLVVVPCTDVKPSYTGFIVGGIISCVTLVTLLVCLLNYVIDASRRRMPHWTILKP